Genomic window (Mesorhizobium sp. M4B.F.Ca.ET.058.02.1.1):
ATCCTCCTGCTGCTAATTGCGATGCTTTCCTCGAAGGGTGCGGCAGGCGTCACCGGCGCCGGCTTCATCACATTGGCCGCTACTCTCTCTGTCGTGCCGAGTGTTCCCGTTGCCGGAATGGCTCTAATTCTTGGCGTGGACCGCTTCATGTCGGAATGCCGCGCGCTGACGAATTTAGTCGGTAATGCGGTGGCATCGCTCGTTGTCGCTCGCTGGGAAGGCGAATTGGACCAGTCACGGATGGAAGCCGCTTTCCGCGGTTAGGGTTACATCAAACTGGCTCCCCGCAAGCAAAATCGCAACAGCGCGACGTGTAAGTCGCGGCCTTGCCACAACAGTCGAATTGCCAGCCTCCAAAGAGCGCTGGAAATAGAGTACTAACGCAGTGAGTAATACAACACCATGAAGCCCCTAAGCAAACGAACGGTTCACGGAAACTCATCTGGGTGCGCATGGAGCGCTGTTCGTCGAATGCGCTATCAACCGCCGGGTGTGGGAACTATTTCAGCTTGCCGCCCCAAGCCGTCGCGGGATCGCACCGGATGACGGAGGACCGGCCGATCAGAATCGCTAGGGGAAAGCGCGTCACAATTGCCGATCTCGCCCGCGAAGCCGGAGTCAGCGTAGCAACAGTCGATCGGGTTCTGAACGTCCGCCTTCCGGTGCGAGAGGAGACCGCCCAGCGGGTCCATGCGGCCGCGCACGCGATCGGCTATCATGCTGCCGGTCTCATCAAACAGCGCTTGCAGCAGCACCTGCCGCACTACAAGCTGGGCTTCATCTTGAGAAAACCTGCCCACGATTTTTACCAAGATTTCGCTCGCAATATTGAAGAGTCGGTCAGTATGGCTAAATCCTTCCACGGCCTTCCGATCATCGAGTTCGCGCAGTCACATTTGCCGCGTGACCTGCTCCCGCTTCTTAAGGACCTTGGAAGCCGCTGCCAGGCGATCGCCATGGTGGCGGCCGATCACCCGAAAATCACAGCATCAGTCGAGGAGCTCAAGGCGAAAGGTATCCCGGTATTTTCGCTGTTATCCGACTTCGCCGATGGCGTGCGCGAGGGCTACATCGGCCTCAACAACAGCAAGGTCGGACGGACTGC
Coding sequences:
- a CDS encoding LacI family DNA-binding transcriptional regulator codes for the protein MTEDRPIRIARGKRVTIADLAREAGVSVATVDRVLNVRLPVREETAQRVHAAAHAIGYHAAGLIKQRLQQHLPHYKLGFILRKPAHDFYQDFARNIEESVSMAKSFHGLPIIEFAQSHLPRDLLPLLKDLGSRCQAIAMVAADHPKITASVEELKAKGIPVFSLLSDFADGVREGYIGLNNSKVGRTAAWVFSKAAKRPGKVAVFVGSHRFQAHATRETAFRAYFRENAPKFEVLDPLVNLDERQLTYEKLLDLMQREPELVGFYMAGGGIEGAISALREEGSGQDLVAIVSEMTPQSRGALADDILTMAVGTPMRRLCQELIMAMERAIKAGVAESPGQTFLPFDIYLPENI